The sequence below is a genomic window from Lolium perenne isolate Kyuss_39 chromosome 7, Kyuss_2.0, whole genome shotgun sequence.
CGCGCGCCGGGAGGCTGGAGGCTGAGCGcaggcggcgtgccgatcccgccgccgccaacgggtgGTGGCGCACTCGAAACGGCGATCGAGGAggtgctcgtcactctcagtgacgagcagcgcgcggatccgcgcttcttccccgacaaccacgaagcgtggatcgcgttcttccggcgaaggtacgaacgcgaactcgccgcttacgacggccctcctcctcctccggcaaggaacaacgccgccggccgccgccgatggtggagcgcgcccaaccgcaccctcgagaatgtgctcgcgcacatcgaggacgggaactcccctgtcctggggatgccgccgccggtggcggctaccgtgtcgcgccggcacggtagttcctggataccgaggaggatggcgccgtcCTCTTCGTCGTCGGGCTCGAGATCGGCGTCTaggtccggcgggtcgacgccggccaccgtcaagaaggagtggccgtctccggccaccgtgaagaaggagccggcgtctccaccgccgaccagagggcgcagcagcggcgcgctcgtcatccgcgaccagccctcctcgccgcaacgcgggcggaagaggaagacggcgaagaatcaggccgccgcggccgccgccaaccagctcgccgaggaggaggcgaagcgcgcggaggacgccgcggtggcggaggcgatcgccaggtcgctgaaggacctggtgcccgccgacaacagcctCCCCATCGACGCCGCGCTGAGTGGTCCGGCGCGGCCGGGAGCGCCAGaggaggagcagcggcggcggatgttggatctggccgccgcgcgacaactcgccgccgcgccgccgcaccgtcgccctcgcggaacgccgcgcccagggaggtgatcaagctcgaggagagcagcgacgacgacatctaccggccgtcgcctccacgcgccggcgacgccgccagggcacgagccgctggtacgaggcgccgccgccctCTGTGACGACGGCTGCTCCAGCTGACGATgatgacgacggcggcgactacacgaccttctaccgccatttcggcatttaggaggccgcttttagttttagtattagtttgccaatcgccgaattcaaatatatgtacgaattcggcctatttatgtacgaactcgcctctatatgttaaatatcattaaatttcgcttatgtttgaacgaattcgcctattttgtctgaattcgtcgtattacgttgcatccatcctgggctcgcggctgggaaaatgggcctccccacgccaaatcttcctccaatccggacgaaaatttcgccggatttgggcgtggggagcccaaacgagtggATGCTCTTAGGCCTTGTTTGGCAGCCTCGTTTCTAAGTGGATACAGGTGTATTTTACCAGCCCAACCCATTTCTCAAAAATACACTCTTCAGCCCGTTTGGTAGTTTTGTTTTTGGTAGTGTAAGGCCGAGTAAAATTACAGAAACTCGTCGGGCTGACCAGATTTTCAGACGCGAGGCACATGCCGCGTTTTTTACACAGGTGTTTCTTTGGTGAGAGAAGGGGATCGGGTGACGAAAGGGTATTCGCCCAAAACACGGTGGATCACTCTGAAATACATAAATTCACTGTTTCCAAACGAGACCTTGCGGGTTTCAGTGGGGCTACATGTCTTAGAGGGTAGTTTCAGTGGGCTACCTATTGTCCCTGGTGTGGTAGCAACAGTGGTAACAATGGAGCGGGAGAAAGAGGGGTTGAGGGACTGCGTTGAGGAGGAGGAATAAGTGGGCGAGAGAGGAAGTTGTGGTAGTGAGGATCTAGATGAGACAAAGGAGAGGGCAATATGTGTTCGCTCTCTAAGGGAATCTCCAATGGGGCCACGACCATTTGCGTTCGCGTAGATCGGAAATGCGCCTGAACACCCTGCTCCAGTGGAGCGACGCATCGTGTCAGTGCCGTCCGCGGAGACCGCAAATGCGGCGCAAATATGCGACACAGGGTCTCCGCGGACGCTGCACAGTCGCGCCGAGCATCCGCTCGCTTCCCCCACAGTCCCGCCTAGCAGCGACCCTGGCTCGAGCCAACGCGAATTAAACAGAGCAACTGCTGGGGAGGGCAACCGCCGGAGTGGCAACCGCGCCGATCGACAcgccaaccgccggaatggagcgccgaaccACCGCGGAAGAGTAACCGCAGACCTCTTCGTTATACGCGCTGCCATTAATCCCCGCTCAATGAAACCCCTGCGCCTGCTCTAATTCATGTCCAACCGGCtgccattcttcttcttcttctccaacaccggctagCCACCATGAGCAACCTGTCGTTGCCATCGGAAacgacagcgaggggaagccgccggGGTGGCAGCATTAGAGGAGGGGGCGTCGTTggcctcgacggccaggacgaggaggaggattcagACGCAAGGTGGGAACGGCTGGAGGCGCTGGAGGCGGCGGACGACGCGGCGGCGGCAAGGAAGGAGGCAAGGGCCCAGGCGGAGGCTCGTCGTTCGTTCACCGACAACGAGGAAGACCCCAATGACCACTCGTCGGAGGGGAACTCAAGCTCATCGGATGCGTAGACCGACAGTACCTCTTCGGTGGAGGTGACGAGCAGGAGGCGCGTCCGTGAGGATAACGAGGCGGGGCCTTCTAATAAGAAGTCCAAGAATTAGTTAGTTTAAAATTTGTCTGTTCTCGCGTTTGTTCTCCTAGTTTGtatgttaaatttgtttgaattTGTTCAATTCGACAAAGCATGGCATGATCAAACAATGTATAGATTCTACTAAGTTTCtccaaaatgcgtcggaccgctggggttcccccccccccccccccccgcgacgcaaacggacaattTGCGCCTAGCGGTCATTTCCACAGCCACCAAGCGACACAAACGAACACGCACGGATAATTTGggtgtccgaaatgcgtcgccctGTTGGAGGTGCCCTAAGGCCAGGGGATGAACAGTCACTCCCCATTGCAAATTTCAAATGTTTTATGACTACATTGTTTACTACTACCTTCATTCTTGAGAAAAGGACGTGTAATTTTTTCTGAAGTCAAATGATATAAAGTTCTAGCAAGTTTATAAGAAAAATATAGACTATTATAATGCTATACATAGATATGATATGGAAATATATTTAGTTGGTCGTGACTAATTCTCAACAGACTGAGAATTAACTTAGTTCTCAGTCAACTGATATCTGCATGAACCATTTTCGGTCATAACACACTTGCCATttaaaaatctcagttgcaatcgGACTTGCAACTATAAAATGTCACTTGCAACTCGACTTGCAACTACAAAAATCTAAGTTGCAACTCCACCTGCAGCTAAATCTTAGTTTCAACTCCACTTTCAACTCATAGAACACACCAATGGGGATGTAAATTTGTTGGTTTTGGACTTGACTTAGCACTAAGTTAATATCCTATTTAATTATGTATCTAACAAGATTGACTTGATATTATAGAGGTTGATAGTTTTTTCCTAAAAGTTTGTTGAAACTTTATATGATTTGACTATTGAAAAAATGCATTTGTTTTACTGAAGGGAAGGAGTGCCTATTTTTCTTATTTGAGTCAAAGGTGATATATCTTTACATTCCAGAACATACACTAAACTGAAGGTGAAAGGAGCCAAGGATGATCATTGGATAAAATCATACTTCGGTCTATGTATCAGCAGGCAGCATATACTTATTGTAAGTTTCTAACTTAAAATTTCCACAGAGCAAACTACAGTTAGAGGCACGTCACAACAATTGTAAACTGTGATATATAGTCAGTTAGACCAAGTAGACAAATACCAATACCTATCCCTCAATTCCTTCCAGCAGGACAAGAACCATGCTATCCTCCGGCCTCCAACTAAAATTTGCATTTCCTTGCGTGCGCAGACCACCAAGACACGTACATCCCTCTTCTGCACCAGAAACCGCTGCAAGTTCTCACTAGAAAAAGCAGAGCAATCCACATATAACGAGACAAAACCCCACAAGTAGGGGGACAAAGATCACACGCACGGAGACACACATCAAGCACTATAAAAGCAAGCGATGCCTTGTCCTCCCGGTGGCGTCCACCACTACTAAAAAGAAGAGGGTGGAAGAAGCCCAAGCAGTTAGAAATGGGGAGGTCTCCTGGCTGCGACGAGAGCGGCCTCCTCAAGAAGGGCCCATGGACGCCCGAGGAGGACGAGAAACTTCTCGAGTTCATCCAGAAAAACGGCCATGGCAGCTGGAGGAACCTCCCGAGGCTTGCTGGTACAGTCTACCTTCCTTAAATTGAGCATGTGTATACGGACATCCCTAGCTAGCGTGTGTATAATTTGTTTTCTAATCCCTTGACTGAACACTTGGTGTTTGTGAATGAAATTGCAGGGCTGAACAGATGTGGCAAGAGCTGCCGGCTGAGGTGGACCAACTACCTGAGGCCGGACATCAAGAGGGGCAAGTTCTCCCAGGACGAAGAGCAAACCATCCTCCACCTCCACTCCTTCCTCGGCAACAAGTAGGTCGCAGTAGCCCGTACTACACTATACCTAGATGTCCATTTGTCTGAACGCATGGATTGATCTCCATTTGTCTGATCAGGTGGTCGGCGATCGCTACGCACCTGCCGGGGCGGACGGACAACGAGATCAAGAACTTCTGGAACACGCACCTCAAGAAGCGGCTCATCCAGATGGGCTTCGACCCCATGACGCACCGCCCGCGGACCGACTTCTTCGACGCGCTGCCGCAGCTCGTCGCGCTCGCGGCGCTCCGGGGCCAGCTCGGCGGCGCCTCCGCCGTAGACCCCTCCGTGACGGCGCAGATGCAGGGCGCCAGCGCCGATATGGCGCCCATCCTGCAGGCCGCCAAGCTCCAGTACCTGCAGTGCCTCCTCCAGTCCGCGGCCACCACAATCGCATCGGCCTCGGCGGGCTCCAGTGCCGTCTCGGCGTCCGACGTCGAAGCGGCTCCTGTTGGCGCCGCCGCATGCTCGCCGCAGGGGACGACGTTGGCCGGTGcttctactgctgctgcctcagCGTCAACGGCCGGCGATCACCAGATGTCGTACACGTTTTCCGAGGCGCCTGTCACCGTCAGCGACGACCTCCTCCTCGGCTGTGGCGCCGCCGGTGACTACGATAATTATTGCCACGGTGGCTCGCTGCCTCCTCTCGCCGATCTCTCTGACGCCGCGGACGGCCGGTGCAGTGCGACGGCCTCGTCCAGCTTCGGTGGCGGCGTGAGCAGCCCCCTCCCCTGGCCGGAGTTCTTCCCCGACGAGGATCCCTTCATCACTGATTTCCTCTGACTTCGTAACATAACATACTCGATCTATATATGCGCATCCATAAGCACACGCTTTTATTCGTCTCATCCGTCGACTTGTGAATTACCCAATATGTTCGTACACATACATGCATGCTGCATGCATGGAGGCATGGCCTACGTTTCAAAAATCGCTGTGATGCAGCTTTTTCGAAGTAGCTGGTCATTAGGAGAGTATGATTTTGTTGCTGAGAATAATAATACTGATAATGCAATTTtaaaaagaaatatagcatgCCTTAATTAGATGCAGAATCATAATTTTGTAATTTTATTAGTACAAAGAAGCCAAACATCCATACCGAATTAACTACATAAGAAAAAGCGAGACCAACCATATGGTCTTGGAATGGACCAAAATCCACATGTTGGACAAAACAATACATAATGACGAGGATGGTACTTAGACACTGCATTGAAGAAAAAATGTCCGGAATTGCTAGTTCTCACTAGCCTAGAACGAAGCTTGTGCTCACTAGATTTCTGCAACGTTAGATTTACATCATGATTCATGCACTTAAATTGCACGTTGGGTTGCAACTGAGTTTTTTCACTTGCAAATGCGGTTACAACTGAAAATTTTCAGTTGCAACTACGGAAAATGTCTCCAAACCATTAGATTTGCTTCGTGATCCGGACTAATGGTGGATTGCAATATGAGTTACAACTGAGATTCGATGACATCATTCTACTGTGAACAAAGTTAGTTCTTAGTAGACTGTGAATCAATCACACCGAAAATTGTCAGCCATGGTCCATGCACTGATGCACAAATTATGTAGAAATCTAGAATCTAATCAAGAAGTCAAACTTGGATGTATCACATCCACATTGaagttttcaggcagcacctgaTTCAACAAGGGTAGGCAACACATACACGATGATTCTTAATCCAACTAGAGTTGCTAGATCATGGACTTTTGTCCGAAGAACGTGCATAGTCATTTGCATTGTTGATGGCAGTCTGCCATAGTACAGCCTGCTATCGGCGAGTGCATGCTCACAGAAAGTATCACATTAGTCGGTTTCTGACATGGAAACCGTTCTCGCTCAAGGAGATACCGCAAGAAGCAGGTTAAGGCCGCACGGCCATCGTTTATAATAGAAGATGTCTATCCAACGTATCTGGATCTGCCAACATAGGTGTGCAAATTTGACACATTTCTTCTAAGTATACTACGAAATAACTATAGAAGTATGCCATGAAACGTCAAATCTAATTATACCCTCTTCACTCGATCGACTCGACTAACCTTCTCCATAATAATGATAAATTTAGAACTTCTTATTTGCGCAAGTACCATCCGCCATTTTCCGAATATTGTGGATGTAATGTATTAGTAATGTCTGACCTCTATTCGAAAATATAAGCCTAGTACAATGCTAGTGTAGTTTCTTCTAGAACGAGTAACTAAACATGAATGGCAAATTTTCGGAACTTCCATCGAGGCGAACTGAAATTCCCTGACACTACGCTATATGTGGACGATCCGTTTTGCAGCTTGCTGAAAATCATGAGCATGGTACACGTACACGCGGAGATGCGCATTGACGCGAAAGGCAAAGGAGATGTTGCTCTCTTGGGCCTTGCTTGATTGTTGGCGACCAAACCTCCTACTAATGAGAGACTACAATGTTTCAGCATCGTACATAAAGCTAGTGTGGGGATTTGTTTTCTTAAAGAATGAGAATAAGTGGCTATCCTTTTCTGTGTTTTTCGTTGGGCAGGTATGAGTTGATATACTGCTCACTGAAGCTAAAAGAATCAACTCCTAATTGTCGATATTTCACATGCTGACAGAGTTAACACCGTTGAGCCACATGGGACGTATTATATCATTGAAACCACTGAAGCGAAAAAAAAAGGTTTTGTAGgaaaattaggaaaataatttttaTAACCCACATTCGGCTAGAAGTGAGACTAGTAGGTAATTATCAACAGTGACTATATTAGTAATGTAGCCATGTTGATTTGACAAGAAATCCGGCTTCTCATATATATGAGGAAAGTTGCATACTATATATTTCATTGTGTTAGAACATGTTTCTAATGTGGGGTTTATTTAGTAGGTTGGGTCGtactttttttaattttttttgaaaagggGAGCGGAGCCCTGGCCTCTGCAGCAATTGCACATAACCTTTTTTTTATTCATGGTGCAAAATCTAATAGCGGAACAAGTTTGATTTCGAAAAAAAAACTCAAAGCATGTGCCTCTCGTCGGTAACTTCGGCAGTCAACCACTAACCCTATAATACAAGAGAGAAAAAAATACATAAATCCTAGGTTAGTCGCACCTACGTGCCATTGCACCCATCATGCAAATATATGGCAAAAGCCAAAACCGAAGAGAACTCGATTAATGGCCGCTTCTCCTTACTATACATGGCCATGGGCAGCGAGGCCCGAGGCCTGACCCAAAATTCCTAGGCATGGGcctaaaaaagtttgcccaatggCTGGCCTTGGGTAGCCCAAGAACATGAAATAGGGAAGCAGCATGGGCTTCCAAGATTTTCTGGCTGAGCCTGGACCGAGATTTTGCATGATGGCCTTTTCTCGGCCCGACCTAAAGCCCAACCTGACAGATGCCCATGTTTTCTCCTCACAACCACTCCCTAGTCCCTCCCAATCCCTCACAGTGGGAAGAAGCTACGGAAGGATGGTTTCCCGACCTTCTTCAGGTTAATACATCCGTATGTCTTTTTGGCATGCTTTATCACAAATGCTGATTGCGGCATATCCGAAAAAGAAGTTGCTACTTGCTTACTAGGTTGGATACTACGACCACACCTTAGCTCAAGTTCGAAATGAAGGTCGAGCTATATGTAGTGTAGTGCTTTATGTTCAAAACTTCAACTAGAGTCtcaaaaattctaaaaaaatccACTGATTTGGCCAAGCATGTATAATACAAACATGGGAAATCTCAATATAAAATACTTTGCATTGTAGGCTACAAAAAAAAAATGGACCAAAATTGAGCCTAGAATATAAATAATTCCAAATTGAGATTTTGTATGATTGTAGGATATATACATCACTGATTACAtccaaaattttaattttttttaaaaaacatttaatctgatttttttaaatagtGGGATGCATATATCTCAGCATCCATTTGTCCACACTCCACACCTGGGCACAAATTTATTTGTCCTTCGTTCATTTGTGAGGTAAGATGAGAAGAGGGCCTAAGATTCATCCACTACGGGAAAGCCAGCCTTTGTCGTGCTCCACTTTGCACGGCAAAGAGGCCTATACGCACGGCAacggctttgccgtgcgtgcccTCACGGCAAAGGTTGCCCGGCAACGTCTTCGACGGCAAAgccatctttgccgtgcgcgtgCAAGgaatgcacggcaaaggcctttgccgtgcgttgccATCGCTGCCGTGCGTGAGCATCTCTGTCGTGCGtcacttctttgccgtgcgcctgggAGGCTGCCGTGCGCCCCGACATTGCCGTGCGCCACCACTCATTGCCGTGCGCCTGTCAATGCCGTGCGCCCAGCCAGTGCCGTCTGctcacctttgccgtgcggcctagCCCTAGCACGCACGGCAAACGCCCCTACATGCACGCCCCAGACAGCTCCCAGGAGCACAGGCTTGCGCCACGTggcgcctttgccgtgtgtatgcacacggcaaagtgaccaaaagtcctttgccgtgtgcatacacacggcaaaggcccctggttttttcatttttttgctgcTTTTCATTAATCCCTGCATTTTAAAATTGcatttcacatatatatatatataacatatacaacatatatattcaccatagcatcaccaaacacatcaacaacaccacaaatacatcgagCACACATAATTCATGCATAACAAAGTGCAATGTCCATTATTACAATCCATAACAAGTGCAACATCCATAACAAGTGCGAACAATCCATTACAACAACGAGTGcacgaagaccatgccatcaaccttgtcctcctccattgCTTGCGCCCGCCTCATCGTCATTGCCTTGTGACACATAATCTACAAGGTTTGATGGAATTGGCATTTGTCATTTGCATAATGATCACTTGAACAAgcacaagtagcgggttgggcacaagtgtaggaggactcaccgcggttcatgctccggatgatgttcatgttgttcacggtgataggtgtccccggggtctgagtgggcggtggcggcatccacggcatggagtaaggtggaggagcaggaatactccccggtggagaagacagagccgtctggctcatcagccagctcatcCGTGCTCGATGCCGCTGCATCATCTCGTCGTTGTTGCATCCGCAGCATCATCCGTGCTCCGCCGCCGATACTCCAGAACCTGCCGCTCCAAGTTCCGTGcgtgctcctgggccgcctgctccttttctgccatctccgcctacgatgtgtccgcgatgtcattaacatttcaatggaaagcatgtgcatgtaaaggaaaggtagaggccggaggaagaacatacccgtaaccgctcgacagcta
It includes:
- the LOC127323957 gene encoding transcription factor MYB93, producing MGRSPGCDESGLLKKGPWTPEEDEKLLEFIQKNGHGSWRNLPRLAGLNRCGKSCRLRWTNYLRPDIKRGKFSQDEEQTILHLHSFLGNKWSAIATHLPGRTDNEIKNFWNTHLKKRLIQMGFDPMTHRPRTDFFDALPQLVALAALRGQLGGASAVDPSVTAQMQGASADMAPILQAAKLQYLQCLLQSAATTIASASAGSSAVSASDVEAAPVGAAACSPQGTTLAGASTAAASASTAGDHQMSYTFSEAPVTVSDDLLLGCGAAGDYDNYCHGGSLPPLADLSDAADGRCSATASSSFGGGVSSPLPWPEFFPDEDPFITDFL